A single Trichoplusia ni isolate ovarian cell line Hi5 chromosome 28 unlocalized genomic scaffold, tn1 tig00002190_group27, whole genome shotgun sequence DNA region contains:
- the LOC113506860 gene encoding uncharacterized protein LOC113506860 encodes MAQATSTLPNLEQFNCDGDPTSVGSRWEKWKRALEIYLLAASIDTPAKKRATLLHLGGIALQDVYYNLPGAHAEEGEGIDVYAIALDKFDSYFAPKQSRIYERYLFRLMKQEEGEQFEKFLLRLRNQAEKCKFQNKEEHIIDQITQKCLLIDLRKKILEYGDAITLDEIISKANALEVVTRQLDQFKSFNTINENKYNKAEINTIYNKKKYDKSIRKQESNTKCSRCGSSTHLSEDSKCPARDKRCSKCGYIGHFREHCRTRQK; translated from the coding sequence ATGGCTCAGGCAACCTCCACACTGCCCAACTTAGAACAATTTAATTGCGATGGTGATCCGACATCGGTTGGTTCACGTTGGGAGAAATGGAAGAGGGCACTTGAAATCTACTTACTGGCTGCTAGTATCGACACGCCTGCAAAGAAAAGAGCTACTCTCCTCCATCTTGGGGGGATAGCCCTCCAAGATGTTTATTATAACCTACCAGGAGCTCATGCTGAAGAAGGGGAAGGTATCGATGTCTATGCTATAGCGTTAGATAAATTTGACAGTTATTTCGCACCGAAGCAAAGTCGGATATACGAGAGGTATCTTTTCCGACTTATGAAACAGGAGGAAGGAgaacaatttgaaaaattcttattaaGGTTGAGGAATCAAGCTGAAAAATGTAAATTCCAGAATAAAGAAGAACACATTATAGAccaaattacacaaaaatgtCTCTTAATCgatttaagaaagaaaattttagaatatGGTGATGCAATCACCTTAGACGAAATCATTAGTAAAGCAAATGCATTAGAAGTTGTAACTAGACAATTAGaccaatttaaaagttttaatacaattaatgagAACAAATACAACAAGgctgaaataaatacaatctacaacaagaaaaaatacgaCAAATCAATTCGAAAACAAGAATCAAACACAAAATGTAGCAGATGTGGAAGCTCCACTCACTTATCTGAAGATAGTAAATGCCCTGCAAGAGACAAACGGTGTTCGAAGTGTGGCTACATTGGTCATTTCAGGGAACATTGTAGGACTAGACAGAAATGA
- the LOC113506861 gene encoding uncharacterized protein LOC113506861, whose translation MCLRISASVAYKPSVHAHVSELRIPYTRLSTTNSVLLPLGYYKWRRGQKRQFRDKIPAAQDVEYKTIDEEVRDRDLQMKEKGKEYGDLKRRATDSHLEIGEKVLIKNVIKENKLTPNYNPTMHTVTGVRGGDICIRNDETGKEYRRNVIHLKKVNDAWTVINQDCSNNNLEENDELT comes from the exons ATGTGCCTACGCATCAGCGCGTCAGTCGCTTACAAGCCGTCAGTGCATGCACACGTGTCTGAGCTACGCATACCCTACACCCGCCTAAGTACGACAAATAGTGTTTTATTGCCCCTGGGATACTATAAGTGGCGACGAGGACAAAA GAGGCAGTTTAGAGATAAGATCCCGGCAGCACAAGATGTggaatataaaacaatagacgAAGAAGTTAGAGACAGAGATttacaaatgaaagaaaaaggGAAAGAATACGGAGACCTCAAACGGAGAGCAACAGATAGCCATTTGGAAATAGGAGAGAAagtattgattaaaaatgtaatcaaagaaaataagttGACCCCTAATTATAATCCTACCATGCATACCGTAACGGGGGTGAGAGGTGGCGATATTTGTATTCGGAATGATGAAACCGGGAAAGAGTACCGCCGAAACGTAATCCACTTAAAGAAAGTGAACGACGCATGGACCGTGATTAATCAGGATtgcagtaataataatttagaagaaaatgaTGAATTAACGTAA